The genomic DNA GATTGCAGAAGAAATGAACTTGAACTGGGGAACAAGGTATTATTTGGTGTATATTTATTGTCAAAGTTGGAGATATGAAATGATCTAAAAGTTTATTGCATATTTATTGAACAGGTACAATATAATACGGGGGATAGCGCGGGCTTTGGATTACCTCCACAACGGGTGCGAGCGACGGGTTCTCCATCGGGACATAAAGGCAAGCAATATAATGTTGGACTCTGACTTTAACGCCCGGTTGGGTGATTTTGGACTAGCTCGAATGATCCAACAGACTGAGCAGACCCACCACTCGACTAAGGAGATAGCAGGCACCCCTGGATACATGGCCCCAGAGAGCTTCTTGATAGGCCGAGCCACAGTGGAGACCGATGTCTATGCCTTTGGGGTTCTCATGCTCGTGATCATAAGTGGGAGGATGCCCGGTGACCAGAAGGAGGAGAGCAATATTGTGCATTGGATATGGGAGCTTCACCGCCAGGGAAGGATTATAAGCGCTGTTGATTCGACATTGGATGGCAATGTCGAAGAGATGCAGTGCGTACTCAAACTTGGCTTAGCCTGTTGCCACCCAAATCCGCACAACAGGCCATCAATGAGGGTTGTTTTGCAGGTTCTGGCAGGGGAGGCCCCGGATCCTCTGGTGCCCTTGGAGAGGCCGGCTTTTGTTTGGCCGGCGATGCCTCCGTCTTTCAAGGGAGACGTTGATATCTCCTTGACCAATGGACAGCTTACTCCAATCACGGAACTCGTGGGGAGATAAAGCCAACGAGGAAGTTACAAGAGAAGGTCGAAGTTTCATTGGTTCAACTTCGGAGGGCTAAGATGAATTTATTACTACCGTGAAATAAGTATTTAGGGCACGTGCATGTGTAATTTCTCTTGATTGTTATGAATCTTTCCATTAAGATGTAACAGCATAAAATAGGCAGGCTAGCTCGTGTAAAATGCATGTACAGGACTTCtgaatttgaaaaaggaaTACTTCATCGTACCTCGATCAGATACAATCCACCTAATCTATAGGAACATGGGAACCAAAAGACCCGAAACAAGCATGTTACACTTCTGAATCTCGGCGATGATTTCTTGAAGCAATCTTCAAGGAGCTCGGGCGTGTCAAATATTCATCTTCACCAGTCTTCCACTATCCTTTGTGACCCTAAGTGCAACAAAATCAGTATTTCGACTGGAAACCAAAGCAAGGATGGCTCTATTTCCCAATCCTATACAAGCCTCCATGATATGACTTGATCAAGTGTGGAGGTGGATGGAGAATGAAAGGAAACAGGATTTCATCATCAGCTGGGAAATTCGAACATCTGCAAGACAAGATCTCTTCTGCCCCCAACTTGATCTCTGCAATTCTTTAAATCCCTCAGCAGCAAAGATATGGAAGCCTCAACAACCCTGCAGAGACCATATAAAAGAATGATATGATTACAGGGCTCATGCAGCAATGCTACAAAAAGAAAACCCGAATTAGCAAAATATCCTCACCAGAGATACAAGACATTCAGTTGTATCAAGACTGCAAATGATGATCAAGAGTATAGGCATGGATATCAGAAGGACTTGAGCCAGGTCTGTCAAGAAAAGATTAAAGAAATCAGTCCTATATGAATTCGCGAGACACAAAAAGGAGAGAACTCGAAGCATGAGAACATGCCTTGATTAAAAAGCAAACCATACTGAGAGTCGTACATTTTATTGATGGTACCATAATGGAATCTAGGCCGTCCAACCTTAACATCTTCTATATACTGCAATGCAAAGGACAAGGAGTTGAGCATCTGACCATGGTGTAGTGCTAACACGTGGACATGACACTATGGTGTTATTTCGACGTACATACCAATTTCAAGGTGAccaaaatagaagaaaacgaCAAAGAATCAAAAGGAATATCATCAAGGGCAAAGAGACGGCAATCTGATGATTCTGGACCAGGTGAGAAGTGAGGCTTCCGCATCTTGGCCAAGAACATTATGTAAGTCTGCCACAGAAAAAGCTCCATCAAGAAGGCATTGATGGCTCAATATATGACTATAAAAGAAAAGCTCATCTCTTACTTGCCCGATAAGAGGGATGTCAAGTTGTGCGAAAGGTGAAAGCACCTCCACATCTGCACCCGATTCTTCCCAAGTTTCCCTAATCGCCCCTTCAGCAGCTGACTCTCCAATTTCCATATAACCAGCTGGAAGAGTCCTATTTCATTAGGTCGACATGGCAATGCCAAACTTTTGTTATCTTGAGTTGTAAAGATTGAAGTCCTTCCATAGTCTATGGACGATGGGATACCATCCAATTGTGACGGTAAGAATGATGGAGAAATACACATACCAAAGGCCATAAGAAGGTTCAATGTTCCTCTTGCAAAGAAGGACCTTGTTATCATGTTCAATGACGCAACCCACAACctaagaaaaccgaaaagcaTGTTACCTCAAACTGTCGCTGGTACAAACAGAAACAGTCAAGATCCAAAAGCATCTACCATTTTTGGGTTCTGATAAGCGATTTTCCCACAAAGAGTGCATATAGCTCTCATCCTCTCCTCTCCATCAGGTATTTCATGCTTGGTCGGCCCACCGCACCACTGGCAAAATTTGATCTTTTTCACAATGCCCTGTACACGACTACATCGATTACTATGCAACACTATAAGATGCACATAAGTTTATTGCAAACACATTTTCTTgccttctttttcctttgttcTCATTGTAAAACAAAAGAAGCCAACACACAAACCGAAAGTAGCTCGAACTTCAGTTATGAGAGTTCTGTTATACATAGCGATCCATTTGACCTCCGGAAAAAGGGAAAGCTGATAAATTGAGTCGCTATGAGAATCCATGGATTCACAAACAGCATAAGGAGTCCGGAATCCGAGATACAACCATGAATATTTAAGAACTACATTGATTTCTGcttcagaattttcaattgTAATTCAACCAATCCACAAAATCACATGAAAGTTAGCTTAGCATCAGACATGAAGGCAGATCATCGAACTACTACAGCGATTCGACATGAAGAACCAAATGAAGTTCAGAATCGGGAGGACTCACAGGGGACTGCACAGAGACCGGTGGGGTGCTGCTCTCCGAGTTTGACTCGGACCGAGTGGCATAAACTCGGATTGCTCTCAGACAACGTCTTGTCCTCACCGACGGTGCGGGGAACTGAGCGGAGGCTGTGAAGCAGCGAGGTGGCGACCTGGTGACGGGGACTGACGCGGCGGAAAAACCGGAGGCGGTGGCGCAGGGTCTTCTCCAGCAAGCCAGGGCTTGAATCGCCTTTAGCATTACCGACATCTCAGCATTTGAATCTTCGACAGAGCGCACTGGGGCCAAATTTCGGAGATTTTCCGGCGGAAAGGAGAACAGAAGCTCCGGTCTGCTCAATCAAGTCGCCGCCGGGGGTGGGGAGAGGTCTGTGACGCCAAGTTCGATGACAGCAAGCGAGTTGAATATCCACCACCCGGAGCTGGAGCGCGTGGAGTACACGCGGGAGCGGAGAAGGCTTTGGGCCCTCCATCGGGTTGGTTGGAGAGCCCGCGCAGTAAAAGTCTGTCGAAGAGAACATGTTTGCAAATATATGATTAGAGAGTGTCCAACTGCAAATAATGTCTCGGTTGAGTCGTGtttaatggagaaaattcacgataCGATAGCTTTACCTATTAAAGTGATGCACACCGAAGAAAAATATGTTCAACTGGATAATTGGTGAAATCTTACCACTCCGTCCACGAATGAGCAAAGTCGTGTAGGTTCTAAGATCCGATATTTTTGCCAAAGTTAACGAGACAAATGGAAGCGGCTTGAAAAGAGATCGAGAAAGGTAGAAGTAACGGAGTAATATACTGTGCTTCAtgttatttaaaataaattatgtaatCAGATACATGAAAAGCATAATTAggtgagcaaaaaaaaaactacaagATAATTAATCCGTATAAATATAGTCACCAACTATTTTTATCAGGTTCTGAAAGATTCAGAATCTCCCAGGACATACGGATGACTTATTCTGGTATTCCTcaaaaaccaaatacaagctACGAGAGCTGCTGCAGATCTTCTTTGGCTAGTTTCTGCGGAATACTTGCTCAGTTTGGAAGCAGCTCGAGCACGTTTTCCCTCGAGTCAGTGATGCAATAAACCAACCATGTGCAGAGTATGCTACTCCAGCTAGCATTTCCGAGCGCCTCACATTGGCAAAAAAGTTTCCGGGCCCAAAACTTTGTCTAAGAAATTATGTATCTGAATCACGTCATTCTACGGCAAGTTTGTCGCATAAAGACTGGTATGCTGCACTGCAGAGCTTGAACTTCTCCTCTGCAACGGCCTGGTGCAGCAAAGTTGAATAATATCAGAATCCAGCACCTGAATACGGGTTAGAGTGACCCGAGAAAAGAGTACAAACGGTTTTGTACGGTATCAATTATGGCGACAATTCAGCAGTTGTTGTCTGCCTGCATCCATTAATAAGGAAATTCAACTAAAAGACTAAAGGTTTGAATTGAGCTCAGAGTACCTTTGAAGAGCCCTGGTGGCGATCAGGGTGCCATTTTAAGGCACAAGCTCGATATCTGAAGTTTTCGAAAAGgtgaattttaattaaaatgagaGGTAAAAAGTTGCACAAAATCTTCGACAGGCTTATGCAAGGTCAAAGAATTTTCTGAAAACATAGAAAGGAAAGGCAACAAATGAAACAGGATTGGAtagaaaactcacgcattctTGACATCTTCGAGTTTAAGAGGGCCCGAAGTGCTCAGCCCGAGGGCCACTCTATCTGAAGCCAATTGCAACTCCGAACTGTCAGACTCAGGGGAGAACTCGTATTCGTCATCACTGCAGTCTCTCCAATACCTGTATCCTCGATGGTCGTTGGACTGCCTTGTCCAGCTTCTCCAATGAGAATGGGGATTCTCGTCTTCTACAAATGACCAGTAAAAGCACCGTGTCCCACCAAAGGCAGACCTAAAGATCGTCTCAACATCAATCTCTTCCTCACAGAACTGGAAATCTTCTGCAGAGAAGAGGAAAAAGTATGATGCGGGGAAAGAGACAAGGAACCAAACAAATTAGACACTCATTATCTACTTTGTTACATGTATGTTATCTGATGCAATAAGGATTCAGGAAAAGGCTTGAACATCTACCTGCTTTAGCCCCTGGCCTCTTACAAGATTTTTAAACAATTTCTGATGAGAATTTTGGTTATACTAGTTGGACTTCATATCAAGATTCACAACAGAGTGGCAAATTATGATATTACTGAAGACAACTAGAAGTTATTGAAAGGAATCCGGATCCAACAGAACAAGAAGGTGTTTTAAATCGCAATAGATACGGTTTGACCTTTTGCAACTATGAATCAGCTGGTTtacatgaatttaaaaaaaaaaattcttataaGATAAGGAAACTTGCAGCCATGAACATTAAGTAATGGGACTACTGACCACCAAAAATATGCCATTCATGTTTTGAAACTAATATATCTATGGATGGAAAAGTGCCAGTTAATATATTTGCAGAATTGCAAGTGTCCTTACTTCCACCCCAGCGTTGATTGCTCCGTTTGCCCTTCCTCTGCCTTTGTGAACCCTTATTAAAATGATTTCCAAACCATGAGCTTCTGCTGGAGAACGGGTCATCCTCATCAGCCTCCTCTTCCCACCTCTAAAACAACGCAAAGACAGTGATAATTATCCTATTATAAACTATAATGcaggaaataaataaataaataagcagAGCAAGCGATTAAATCTTTTTACATTAAGCTGACTCTTGCAGGCTGAGAAGATTTCTGTGTCTCATCAGAAGCAGGGAATAAGTGCTTTCGAAAGAAGCAAACTCAAACCTTAAATAGAAAGTCCGCATAGGCATTGACATTACGCAATAAGGATTGCTTCGATTGCATCTTCCGAAACCTTCTCGTATTGTAGTTTGATCTCTGGACATAACCAAATTCCAAATGAAGTAGTACGCTTCAATCAGAGACgaaatattcaaaaaagaCAAACCGAAAGGCATATGCTTCAATGCATAAAACTATAGAAAGGGGGCAACATCTGCAAGTATGAGTAGCCATTGACAACATAATGTGGAAGATTCAAGTGCTTTGCTCATGGCAACTTAAGCTCTCAAAATGTCGCGACGGATCAATCAGCACATCAAATCCCATAGTGGTAGAGTATTCGGCTAAAATTTGCAGTAAACCAAGAACTTCCCGAATTTCTTACCTCGATATACAATGAACAACACAATCAAAAGTTGAAATTTCGAGCTCAATTGCGGCTGAAAACTAAATTCAGAGCCTGCTAAAACACAAATCACAAAACTTGCTTCTCTCTTTGGTTCAATCTAGTGCCCATTTATGAGAAATGGGCAATACAGCAAATGTTGTTATTATGCAAAGCATATGAATTACGATAAGGAAGATAGCGTTATGCCATTgagcgagagagagatagagaagCTTACGGATTCCCAGTGGTTGCGCCGTTTACGTTCGAGGACGGGGGTGGAGTGGAAGAACGCAGCCCTGAGATGGGCGCAGGGTCCCCGCGAGCTCGCTACAGCTGATCTAATGGTGTTGTTCATTTACG from Punica granatum isolate Tunisia-2019 chromosome 2, ASM765513v2, whole genome shotgun sequence includes the following:
- the LOC116196044 gene encoding uncharacterized protein LOC116196044 isoform X2 produces the protein MNNTIRSAVASSRGPCAHLRAAFFHSTPVLERKRRNHWESRSNYNTRRFRKMQSKQSLLRNVNAYADFLFKRWEEEADEDDPFSSRSSWFGNHFNKGSQRQRKGKRSNQRWGGNFQFCEEEIDVETIFRSAFGGTRCFYWSFVEDENPHSHWRSWTRQSNDHRGYRYWRDCSDDEYEFSPESDSSELQLASDRVALGLSTSGPLKLEDVKNAYRACALKWHPDRHQGSSKAVAEEKFKLCSAAYQSLCDKLAVE
- the LOC116196043 gene encoding nudix hydrolase 23, chloroplastic isoform X1, with amino-acid sequence MSVMLKAIQALACWRRPCATASGFSAASVPVTRSPPRCFTASAQFPAPSVRTRRCLRAIRVYATRSESNSESSTPPVSVQSPGIVKKIKFCQWCGGPTKHEIPDGEERMRAICTLCGKIAYQNPKMVVGCVIEHDNKVLLCKRNIEPSYGLWTLPAGYMEIGESAAEGAIRETWEESGADVEVLSPFAQLDIPLIGQTYIMFLAKMRKPHFSPGPESSDCRLFALDDIPFDSLSFSSILVTLKLYIEDVKVGRPRFHYGTINKMYDSQYGLLFNQDLAQVLLISMPILLIIICSLDTTECLVSLGC
- the LOC116196044 gene encoding uncharacterized protein LOC116196044 isoform X1, whose amino-acid sequence is MNNTIRSAVASSRGPCAHLRAAFFHSTPVLERKRRNHWESRSNYNTRRFRKMQSKQSLLRNVNAYADFLFKRWEEEADEDDPFSSRSSWFGNHFNKGSQRQRKGKRSNQRWGGKDFQFCEEEIDVETIFRSAFGGTRCFYWSFVEDENPHSHWRSWTRQSNDHRGYRYWRDCSDDEYEFSPESDSSELQLASDRVALGLSTSGPLKLEDVKNAYRACALKWHPDRHQGSSKAVAEEKFKLCSAAYQSLCDKLAVE
- the LOC116196043 gene encoding nudix hydrolase 23, chloroplastic isoform X2; translated protein: MSVMLKAIQALACWRRPCATASGFSAASVPVTRSPPRCFTASAQFPAPSVRTRRCLRAIRVYATRSESNSESSTPPVSVQSPGIVKKIKFCQWCGGPTKHEIPDGEERMRAICTLCGKIAYQNPKMVVGCVIEHDNKVLLCKRNIEPSYGLWTLPAGYMEIGESAAEGAIRETWEESGADVEVLSPFAQLDIPLIGQTYIMFLAKMRKPHFSPGPESSDCRLFALDDIPFDSLSFSSILVTLKLYIEDVKVGRPRFHYGTINKIPGSSPSDIHAYTLDHHLQS